The genomic window CTCGAATACCAAAAGCATAAGAATCTAATGGAGTAACAGGCTCATTTCCATAACCTATTTTTGCTGTAATCCCATTGCTTGTAGAAACATACTCGAAACCAGAAGTTTCGTCTAAAACAAAGGTTTCGAAAACAGCCCCATCAACTTCTAATGCAGGACTTATAATTAAACCTTCCTCTGTAAATGCAATCCCAAAATTTTCATCAGAAATAGAACCATCCTCATTTATTATTGTAGGATTAGCAAAAAGTGTAACGCTGTCATAGTTTAAAGCGTATTCTTTTAAAGTAGTTCCGTCTATACTCATAAACGGGAATGATGTTACAGCATTACCATTTACAAAAGCCTCTCTACTAGCTAAAGATTTTTCAACACTAGCTGTACTTTCTGGTTCAAAATCAGAAAAACCAGTTGGAGTAAACACTAAATAACCAGTGTCTCTATTTCTAACATCTCTAAAAGAGAGTACGCCATCTTCATTACCGAAATATTGAAACACAGAGGTTCCTTTAAAACCTGTCCCAATGGCTCCTTCAAGCTCAGGATTACTTACTTTTTGAATATGATTACGCGTTGTAAATACCAATTCATTTGTTGTGCCATAACGTACATCATAGGACGAAGATTCTATAGCTGTATCAGAATCAAAATCTGAAGTCATATCTACGCTTCCATCTGCATTAAACTTCATGTAAAATGTAAATCCTCCAAACTCATCATTTTTGGTAAAATAAGTTCCTTTATAGCCGTTCTGTTCTGATGTTAACAA from Algibacter sp. L1A34 includes these protein-coding regions:
- a CDS encoding DUF4302 domain-containing protein, whose translation is MKKIFKNYWLICLVFFSIVSCNNDDEGELFSESPAERIAGQNSELLNLLTSEQNGYKGTYFTKNDEFGGFTFYMKFNADGSVDMTSDFDSDTAIESSSYDVRYGTTNELVFTTRNHIQKVSNPELEGAIGTGFKGTSVFQYFGNEDGVLSFRDVRNRDTGYLVFTPTGFSDFEPESTASVEKSLASREAFVNGNAVTSFPFMSIDGTTLKEYALNYDSVTLFANPTIINEDGSISDENFGIAFTEEGLIISPALEVDGAVFETFVLDETSGFEYVSTSNGITAKIGYGNEPVTPLDSYAFGIRDEAGVFNLAEMFKHSSPFNTFYENFSNDIANSALPGLEITNIILWELNTGGIPYIDVRTNYGNVFYDLSFTYDESTGIVKFAFTGDTNAPDFFTAILQPLLDVMVGSEKGYYTVNSGTYQNFSNRTFGLINADNPAYKIDYWTF